In one Streptomyces sp. T12 genomic region, the following are encoded:
- a CDS encoding ferrochelatase, whose translation MPDARDATPYDALLLLSFGGPEGPDDVIPFLENVTRGRGIPTERLKEVGEHYFLFGGVSPINDQNRALLDALRKDFAEHGLDLPIYWGNRNWAPYLTDTLREMVADGRRRIIVLATSAYASYSGCRQYRENLADSLAALEAEGLELPKVDKLRHYFNHPGFLEPMIDGVVESLADLPEDVRDGAHIAFSTHSIPTAAADSSGPVEEQGDGGAYVEQHLDVAQLIADAVRERTGVDHPWQLVYQSRSGAPHIPWLEPDICDHLEERHEAGVPAVVIAPIGFVSDHMEVLYDLDTEAKAKAEELGLPMRRSATVGDDPRFAAAIRDLVLERAAVERGQDVTPCALGALGADHNLCPIGCCPARAPKPAAAGADSPYA comes from the coding sequence ATGCCAGACGCGCGCGATGCCACCCCCTACGACGCCCTGCTCCTGCTCTCCTTCGGCGGCCCCGAGGGCCCGGACGACGTGATCCCGTTCCTGGAGAACGTCACCCGCGGGCGGGGCATCCCCACCGAACGCCTGAAGGAAGTCGGCGAACACTACTTCCTCTTCGGCGGCGTCAGCCCCATCAACGACCAGAACCGCGCCCTGCTCGACGCCCTGCGCAAGGACTTCGCCGAGCACGGCCTGGACCTGCCGATCTACTGGGGCAACCGCAACTGGGCGCCGTATCTGACCGACACCCTGCGCGAGATGGTCGCGGACGGCCGCCGCCGCATCATCGTCCTCGCCACCAGCGCCTACGCCTCCTATTCGGGCTGCCGCCAGTACCGCGAGAACCTCGCCGACTCGCTCGCCGCCCTTGAAGCCGAGGGCCTGGAGCTGCCGAAGGTCGACAAGCTGCGGCACTACTTCAACCACCCGGGCTTCCTGGAACCGATGATCGACGGTGTCGTCGAGTCCCTCGCAGACCTTCCCGAGGACGTCCGGGACGGCGCGCACATCGCCTTCTCGACCCACTCGATCCCGACCGCGGCCGCGGACAGCTCCGGCCCGGTCGAGGAGCAGGGCGACGGCGGCGCGTACGTCGAGCAGCACCTGGACGTCGCGCAGCTGATCGCCGACGCAGTACGCGAGCGCACCGGCGTCGACCATCCCTGGCAGCTCGTCTACCAGTCCCGCTCCGGCGCCCCGCACATCCCGTGGCTGGAGCCGGACATCTGCGACCACCTCGAGGAGCGGCACGAGGCCGGGGTGCCGGCGGTCGTGATCGCCCCCATCGGCTTCGTCTCCGACCACATGGAGGTCCTCTACGACCTCGACACGGAGGCCAAGGCCAAGGCCGAGGAGCTGGGTCTGCCGATGCGCCGCTCGGCCACCGTCGGAGACGACCCGCGGTTCGCCGCGGCGATCCGCGACCTCGTCCTGGAGCGCGCCGCCGTGGAGCGCGGCCAGGACGTCACGCCCTGCGCCCTGGGCGCGCTCGGCGCCGACCACAACCTGTGCCCGATCGGCTGCTGCCCGGCCCGCGCCCCCAAGCCCGCCGCCGCGGGCGCCGACAGCCCGTACGCGTGA
- a CDS encoding inositol monophosphatase family protein, which produces MTDPLHSELLRLAREAARRAGELLRDGRPADLAVAATKSSPIDVVTEMDIAAEKLITDVISEHRPDDGFLGEEGASTEGTSGIRWVIDPLDGTVNYLYGLPTWSVSIAAEQDGEAVVGVVAAPMRGETYHAVRGAGAWATGSWDGERRLGCRRTAPLDQALVSTGFNYVTEVRTHQADVAQRLIPLLRDIRRGGSAAIDLCDLAAGRLDGYYERGLNAWDVAAGDLIAREAGALTGGRPGERPSRDLAVAATPGVFEPLQRLLEDFGAWHD; this is translated from the coding sequence GTGACCGACCCCCTGCACTCGGAACTGCTCCGGCTGGCCCGGGAGGCCGCCCGCCGCGCGGGCGAGCTGCTGCGCGACGGCCGTCCGGCCGACCTCGCGGTCGCCGCGACCAAGTCGAGCCCGATCGACGTGGTCACGGAGATGGACATCGCGGCGGAGAAGCTGATCACCGACGTGATCTCCGAGCACCGCCCCGACGACGGTTTCCTCGGCGAGGAGGGCGCCTCCACCGAGGGCACGAGCGGCATCCGCTGGGTGATCGACCCGCTCGACGGCACGGTCAACTACCTGTACGGGCTGCCGACTTGGTCCGTCTCCATCGCCGCCGAGCAGGACGGCGAAGCGGTTGTCGGGGTCGTGGCGGCCCCAATGCGCGGCGAGACGTATCACGCGGTGCGCGGCGCCGGTGCTTGGGCCACGGGATCCTGGGACGGCGAGCGCAGGCTCGGCTGCCGGCGCACAGCGCCCCTGGACCAGGCCCTGGTCTCGACCGGCTTCAACTACGTCACCGAGGTGCGCACCCACCAGGCCGACGTCGCGCAGCGGCTGATCCCCCTCCTGCGTGACATCCGCCGCGGCGGCTCGGCCGCGATCGACCTGTGCGACCTGGCCGCGGGCCGCCTCGACGGCTACTACGAGCGCGGCCTCAACGCCTGGGACGTGGCCGCGGGCGACCTGATCGCACGAGAAGCGGGCGCCCTGACCGGCGGACGCCCCGGAGAGCGCCCGTCACGTGACCTCGCGGTGGCGGCCACCCCGGGAGTCTTCGAGCCCCTCCAGCGGCTCCTGGAGGACTTCGGCGCCTGGCACGACTGA
- a CDS encoding response regulator transcription factor: protein MRVLVVEDEQLLADAVATGLRREAMAVDVVYDGAAALERIGVNDYDVVVLDRDLPLVHGDDVCRKIVELGMPTRVLMLTASGDVSDRVEGLEIGADDYLPKPFAFSELTARVRALGRRTSVPLPPVLERAGIKLDPNRREVFRDGKEVQLAPKEFAVLEVLMRSEGAVVSAEQLLEKAWDENTDPFTNVVRVTVMTLRRKLGEPPVIVTVPGSGYRI from the coding sequence GTGCGCGTACTCGTCGTCGAGGACGAGCAACTGCTCGCCGATGCGGTGGCCACCGGACTGCGCCGGGAGGCCATGGCCGTCGACGTCGTGTACGACGGTGCGGCCGCCCTGGAGCGCATCGGCGTCAACGACTACGACGTGGTCGTCCTCGACCGCGACCTCCCGCTGGTGCACGGCGACGACGTCTGCCGCAAGATCGTCGAACTCGGCATGCCCACGCGCGTGCTGATGCTCACGGCCTCCGGCGACGTCAGCGACCGTGTCGAGGGGCTGGAGATCGGCGCCGACGACTATCTCCCCAAGCCCTTCGCCTTCAGCGAGCTGACGGCACGCGTGCGTGCCCTCGGCCGCCGTACGAGCGTGCCGCTGCCGCCCGTCCTGGAGCGCGCCGGCATCAAGCTCGACCCCAATCGCCGCGAGGTCTTCCGCGACGGCAAGGAGGTGCAGCTCGCGCCGAAGGAGTTCGCCGTCCTGGAAGTGCTGATGCGCAGCGAGGGCGCGGTGGTCTCCGCCGAGCAGCTCCTGGAGAAGGCCTGGGACGAGAACACCGACCCGTTCACGAACGTGGTGCGAGTGACCGTCATGACACTGCGCCGCAAGCTGGGGGAGCCACCGGTGATCGTCACCGTGCCCGGCTCCGGCTACCGGATCTGA
- a CDS encoding HAMP domain-containing sensor histidine kinase — MAATPAPPQAPPKPTWDPRRVEPPFPWLRPTIRIRLTLLYGGMFLIAGILLLSIIYLLAAQAINTGNEPLFKIVDATQLQVTSDNCPAIKSDNLTFSQFNEAISACIDDQRHVALDDLLSRSLLALLGLAVIAFAFGYAMAGRVLSPLGRITRTARAVAGSDLSRRIELDGPDDELKELADTFDEMLERLQRAFTAQQRFVGNASHELRTPLAINRTLLEVHLSDPNAPMELQQLGKTLLATNERSEQLVEGLLLLARSDNQIVERKPVDLAEVAEQAVDQVHAEAEAKGVVIRGEQKAAVVQGNGVLLERIALNLVQNAVRYNIPEGGWVEVTTEVQHGQAVLVVSNTGPVVPAYEIDNLFEPFRRLRTERTGSDKGVGLGLSIVRSVARAHGGHISAQPREGGGLMMRVTLPI, encoded by the coding sequence ATGGCCGCGACTCCCGCGCCTCCCCAGGCGCCCCCCAAGCCCACCTGGGACCCCCGGAGGGTGGAGCCCCCCTTCCCGTGGCTGCGCCCCACCATCCGGATAAGGCTCACGCTGCTGTACGGCGGCATGTTCCTGATCGCCGGCATCCTGCTGCTGTCGATCATCTACCTGCTGGCCGCACAGGCGATCAACACGGGCAATGAACCCCTGTTCAAGATCGTGGACGCCACCCAGCTCCAGGTCACGAGCGACAACTGCCCCGCGATCAAGTCCGACAACCTCACGTTCTCCCAGTTCAACGAGGCGATCAGCGCCTGCATCGACGACCAGCGCCATGTCGCGCTGGACGATCTGCTCAGCCGCTCCCTGCTGGCCCTCCTCGGCCTCGCCGTCATCGCCTTCGCCTTCGGCTACGCCATGGCCGGCCGCGTCCTGTCGCCGCTGGGCCGGATCACCCGGACCGCGCGCGCGGTGGCGGGCTCGGACCTGTCCCGCCGCATCGAGCTGGACGGCCCGGACGACGAGCTGAAGGAGCTCGCCGACACCTTCGACGAGATGCTGGAGCGGCTGCAGCGGGCGTTCACCGCCCAGCAGCGCTTCGTCGGCAACGCCTCGCACGAGCTGCGCACCCCGCTCGCGATCAACCGCACGCTCCTCGAGGTGCACCTGTCGGACCCGAACGCGCCGATGGAACTCCAGCAGCTCGGCAAGACGCTGCTGGCCACCAACGAGCGCAGCGAACAACTCGTCGAGGGACTGCTGCTGCTCGCCCGCAGTGACAACCAGATCGTCGAGCGCAAACCGGTGGACCTCGCGGAGGTGGCCGAGCAGGCCGTCGACCAGGTGCACGCGGAGGCCGAGGCCAAGGGCGTGGTGATCCGCGGCGAGCAGAAGGCCGCGGTCGTGCAGGGCAACGGCGTGCTGCTGGAGCGGATCGCGCTGAACCTGGTGCAGAACGCCGTCCGGTACAACATCCCGGAGGGCGGCTGGGTCGAGGTCACCACCGAGGTCCAGCACGGGCAGGCGGTTCTGGTCGTGTCGAACACCGGGCCGGTGGTGCCGGCGTACGAGATCGACAATCTCTTCGAGCCGTTCAGACGGCTGCGCACGGAGCGCACGGGCAGCGACAAGGGCGTCGGCCTGGGGCTGTCCATTGTGCGGTCCGTGGCCCGGGCGCATGGCGGGCACATCTCGGCGCAGCCACGCGAGGGCGGAGGACTCATGATGCGGGTCACCCTGCCGATCTGA
- a CDS encoding DUF4193 domain-containing protein, which produces MATDYDTPRKTDDDVDSDSLEELKARRNDKSTSSVDVDEFEAAEGLELPGADLSNEELAVRVLPKQQDEFTCMSCFLVHHRSQLAREKNGQPICRDCD; this is translated from the coding sequence ATGGCAACGGATTACGACACCCCACGCAAGACCGACGACGACGTCGACTCGGACAGCCTTGAAGAGCTCAAGGCCCGGCGGAACGACAAGTCGACTTCCTCTGTGGACGTCGACGAGTTCGAGGCCGCAGAAGGCCTTGAGCTGCCCGGTGCCGACCTCTCCAATGAGGAGTTGGCCGTCCGGGTGCTGCCGAAGCAGCAGGACGAGTTCACATGCATGAGCTGCTTCCTGGTGCACCACCGCAGCCAGCTGGCCCGGGAGAAGAACGGTCAGCCGATCTGCCGCGACTGCGACTGA
- a CDS encoding DUF3093 domain-containing protein, with the protein MQLSAAPYEERLTAPRTWWLISFLVGVSLALILLPFGTLPMLAGLVGGTAAAAVMASSYGSVRIRLVGDSLIAGEAKIPVRALGEAHVLDPEEARAWRTHKADTRAFLLLRAYIPTALRVEVTDPEDPTPYLYLSTREPERLAEAIKAAKASV; encoded by the coding sequence ATGCAGCTCTCCGCCGCCCCGTACGAAGAACGCCTGACCGCCCCCCGCACCTGGTGGCTGATCTCGTTCCTGGTCGGGGTCTCCCTGGCCCTGATCCTCCTGCCCTTCGGCACGCTTCCCATGCTCGCGGGGCTCGTCGGCGGCACCGCCGCGGCAGCGGTCATGGCGAGCTCGTACGGCTCGGTCCGCATCCGTCTGGTGGGCGACTCGCTGATCGCGGGCGAGGCGAAGATCCCGGTGCGGGCCCTGGGCGAGGCGCACGTCCTGGACCCCGAGGAGGCCCGCGCCTGGCGCACCCACAAGGCCGACACCCGGGCCTTCCTCCTGCTGCGCGCCTACATCCCGACGGCTCTGCGCGTGGAGGTCACGGACCCCGAGGACCCGACCCCGTACCTGTACCTGTCGACCCGCGAGCCGGAACGCCTGGCGGAGGCGATCAAGGCAGCGAAGGCCTCGGTCTAG
- a CDS encoding PaaI family thioesterase, which produces MSGISPSLKPPAGAVKPVRHAEAPAPGELLGAHYGQCFGCGGEQAHGLHLEARAGEGVSLTAEFTVQSAHQGAPGLAHGGVLATALDETLGSLNWLLRTIAVTGRLETDFVRPVPVGTVLYLEAEVTAVAGRKIYSTATGRIGGPDGPVAVRADALFIEVKVDHFIDNGRPEEIRAAMSDPDQVRRARAFEVNP; this is translated from the coding sequence GTGAGTGGTATTTCCCCGTCCCTCAAGCCCCCGGCCGGCGCCGTGAAACCGGTGCGGCATGCTGAGGCTCCCGCGCCCGGTGAGCTTCTTGGTGCCCATTACGGCCAGTGTTTCGGCTGTGGCGGCGAGCAGGCCCACGGATTGCATCTGGAGGCGCGGGCCGGCGAAGGGGTGTCCCTCACCGCCGAGTTCACCGTGCAGAGCGCCCACCAGGGGGCGCCCGGGCTCGCGCACGGCGGTGTGCTCGCGACCGCGCTCGACGAGACCCTCGGCTCGCTCAACTGGCTGCTGCGCACGATCGCTGTGACCGGGCGGCTGGAGACCGACTTCGTGCGGCCCGTTCCGGTGGGCACGGTGCTGTACCTGGAGGCCGAGGTGACGGCGGTGGCGGGCCGCAAGATCTACTCGACCGCCACCGGACGGATCGGCGGTCCCGACGGGCCCGTCGCCGTCCGTGCCGACGCCCTCTTCATCGAGGTGAAGGTCGACCACTTCATCGACAACGGCCGCCCGGAGGAGATCCGGGCCGCCATGAGCGACCCGGACCAGGTCCGCCGTGCCCGTGCCTTCGAGGTGAACCCGTGA
- the dut gene encoding dUTP diphosphatase, protein MSREPRRELDVLIRRVDPDVPLPTYAHPGDAGADLRTTESRELKPGERAVLPTGVSVALPEGYAAFVHPRSGLAARLGVALVNAPGTVDAGYRGEIKVIVVNLDPHETVRFERFDRIAQLVVQQVERVRFQEVAELPDSARAAGGFGSTGGHAAVGGTSDTSDQAADGGATGGNRYASVVSDREGQ, encoded by the coding sequence GTGAGCCGTGAGCCCCGTCGAGAACTCGACGTGCTGATCCGGCGCGTCGACCCCGACGTACCGCTTCCGACGTACGCGCACCCCGGTGACGCGGGAGCCGATCTGCGCACCACCGAGAGCCGCGAACTGAAGCCGGGGGAGCGGGCCGTACTGCCCACCGGGGTGTCTGTCGCGCTGCCGGAGGGGTACGCGGCCTTCGTGCACCCCCGTTCCGGTCTCGCCGCCCGCCTCGGTGTCGCCCTGGTGAATGCCCCGGGGACGGTTGATGCCGGGTACCGTGGGGAGATCAAGGTGATCGTGGTGAATCTCGACCCGCATGAGACCGTGCGGTTCGAGCGCTTCGACCGGATTGCCCAACTGGTCGTCCAGCAGGTCGAGAGGGTTCGCTTCCAGGAGGTTGCGGAGCTTCCCGATTCGGCGCGGGCCGCAGGGGGCTTCGGGTCCACCGGCGGCCATGCCGCGGTGGGCGGCACAAGCGATACAAGCGATCAGGCCGCCGATGGCGGCGCAACGGGTGGGAATCGATACGCTTCGGTCGTATCCGACCGGGAAGGACAGTGA
- a CDS encoding DUF3710 domain-containing protein → MFGRRKKKGAAEDAAGEPEQVVDIDTEADDDGTRERVRLEPEPRPDGPWDSTEVREPGEGRVDLGGLLVPGVDGMELRVEVAGDAIVAATVVLRDSAIQLQAFAAPKREGIWGEVREEIGSGITQQGGIIDEVEGPLGWELRAQVPVQLPDGTGGFQVVRFVGVDGPRWFLRGVISGQGAVQPQAAGLLEQIFRDTVVVRGEGPMAPRDPIVLKLPNDAQMVPEGVQQEEAGSRFSGGMGQLQRGPEITEVR, encoded by the coding sequence GTGTTCGGACGTCGCAAGAAGAAGGGTGCCGCCGAGGACGCGGCCGGCGAGCCCGAGCAGGTCGTCGACATCGACACTGAGGCGGACGACGACGGCACGCGCGAGCGCGTGAGGCTCGAGCCGGAACCGCGGCCCGACGGGCCCTGGGACAGCACCGAGGTCCGCGAGCCCGGTGAGGGCCGGGTGGACCTGGGCGGCCTGTTGGTGCCGGGCGTCGACGGCATGGAGCTGCGCGTCGAGGTCGCGGGTGACGCGATCGTCGCGGCGACCGTCGTGCTGCGCGACAGCGCCATCCAGCTGCAGGCCTTCGCCGCGCCCAAGCGCGAGGGCATCTGGGGCGAGGTGCGCGAGGAGATCGGCTCCGGCATCACCCAGCAGGGTGGCATCATCGACGAGGTCGAGGGCCCCCTGGGCTGGGAGCTGCGGGCCCAGGTGCCGGTGCAGCTGCCGGACGGCACGGGCGGTTTCCAGGTCGTGCGGTTCGTCGGCGTGGACGGTCCGCGCTGGTTCCTGCGCGGTGTGATCTCGGGGCAGGGCGCGGTGCAGCCGCAGGCGGCCGGTCTGCTCGAGCAGATCTTCCGGGACACGGTCGTGGTCCGCGGCGAGGGCCCGATGGCCCCCCGTGACCCGATCGTCCTGAAGCTGCCGAACGACGCCCAGATGGTCCCCGAGGGCGTCCAGCAGGAGGAGGCGGGTTCGCGCTTCTCCGGCGGCATGGGCCAGCTCCAGCGCGGGCCGGAGATCACCGAGGTGCGCTGA
- a CDS encoding alginate lyase family protein: protein MRRTALFAAAAALVAGVLAWPADAAPSTFAHPGVTVSQGQLDFTRSKVNAGAQPWKGAFDRMMASKYADLNRTPKPRAVVECGSYSNPNYGCTDEREDAIAAYTQALAWYITRDERHAKKAIELMDAWSAVIRDHTNSNAPLQTGWAGSSWPKAAEIIKYTYTGNWANSGRFATMLRDVYLPEIINGSNSNGNWELSMMEAAVGISVFLEDKASYDKAMAKFRTRTAAYVYLSSDGDLPKTVPSQHLDTRDKIVKYWQGQTTFVTGLTQETCRDLTHTGYGISAISHVAETSRIQGQDLYGTDVGERLRQALGFQARYELGTAVPGWLCGGSLKLGLGPVTEVGHNALANRLGHAMTNTETLTERNRPAGSNNLFVAWETLTHGDNPG from the coding sequence ATGCGCAGAACCGCACTCTTCGCGGCCGCGGCCGCCCTCGTCGCCGGTGTCCTCGCCTGGCCCGCCGACGCAGCTCCCAGTACCTTCGCCCACCCCGGAGTCACCGTCTCCCAGGGGCAGTTGGACTTCACCCGCTCCAAGGTGAACGCCGGCGCCCAGCCCTGGAAGGGTGCCTTCGACCGGATGATGGCGAGCAAGTACGCCGATCTGAACCGCACCCCCAAGCCCCGCGCGGTCGTCGAGTGCGGCTCGTACTCGAACCCCAACTACGGCTGCACCGACGAGCGCGAGGACGCGATAGCCGCGTACACCCAGGCCCTCGCCTGGTACATCACCCGCGACGAGCGGCACGCGAAGAAGGCCATCGAGCTGATGGACGCCTGGTCCGCGGTGATCAGGGACCACACCAACAGCAACGCGCCTTTGCAGACGGGCTGGGCCGGCTCCTCGTGGCCCAAGGCCGCCGAGATCATCAAGTACACGTACACCGGGAACTGGGCGAACTCCGGCCGGTTCGCCACCATGCTCCGCGACGTCTATCTGCCCGAGATCATCAACGGCTCGAACTCCAACGGCAACTGGGAGCTGTCGATGATGGAGGCCGCCGTCGGCATCTCCGTCTTCCTGGAGGACAAGGCGTCGTACGACAAGGCCATGGCGAAGTTCCGCACCCGCACCGCCGCCTACGTCTACCTGTCCTCCGACGGCGACCTGCCGAAGACCGTGCCGAGCCAGCACCTCGACACCCGGGACAAGATCGTCAAGTACTGGCAGGGCCAGACCACCTTCGTCACCGGCCTCACCCAGGAGACCTGCCGCGACCTCACCCACACCGGGTACGGCATCTCGGCCATCTCGCACGTCGCGGAGACCAGCCGGATCCAGGGGCAGGACCTGTACGGCACCGACGTCGGTGAGCGGCTGCGGCAGGCGCTCGGGTTCCAGGCCAGGTACGAGCTCGGTACGGCCGTGCCCGGCTGGCTGTGCGGCGGCTCGCTGAAGCTCGGGCTCGGGCCGGTCACCGAGGTCGGGCACAACGCCCTGGCCAATCGCCTCGGGCATGCCATGACCAACACCGAGACGCTGACCGAGCGCAACCGCCCGGCCGGCAGCAACAACCTCTTCGTGGCCTGGGAGACCCTCACTCACGGCGACAACCCCGGGTGA
- a CDS encoding sensor histidine kinase KdpD translates to MGRGKLRIYLGAAPGVGKTYAMLSEAHRRIERGTDCVVAFVEHHERARTEVMLHGLEQITRNELGYRGALFTEMDVDAVLARRPQVALVDELAHTNIPGARNAKRWQDVEELLAAGIDVISTVNIQHLESLGDVVESITGVRQQETVPDEVVRRADQVELVDMSPQALRRRMAHGNIYRPDKVDAALSNYFRPGNLTALRELALLWVADRVDAYLKQYRSDHRVSTIWGSRERIVVGLTGGPEGRTLIRRAARLAEKGAGGEVLAVYIARSDGLTSASPKELAVQRTLVEDLGGTFHHVVGDDIPAALLDFARGVNATQIVLGSSRRRSWQYVLGPGVGATVARDSGPDLDVHIVTHEEAAKGRGLPVARGASLGRSRIVWGWLTGVGGPALLTLLLTHVNADLGLANDMLLFLTLTVAAALLGGLSPALASAAVGSLLLNWFFTPPLHRISIADPKNLLALVIFVFVAVAVASVVDLAARRTQQAARLRAESEILSFLAGNVLRGETGLEELLERVRETFGMESAALLERQSDVDPWTCAGRVGSGRAPDRPEEADVDVPVGDHMALALAGRVLPAEDRRVLAAFAAQAAVVLDRQRLQREADQAKELAEGNRIRTALLAAVSHDLRTPLAGIKAAVSSLRSDDVAWSEEDEAELLEGIEEGADRLDHLVGNLLDMSRLQTGTVTPLIREIDLDEVVPMALGGVPEDSVELDIPETLPMVAVDPGLLERSVANLVENAVKYSRQDEPVLVAASAIAERVEVRVVDRGPGVPDEAKERIFAPFQRYGDAPRGAGVGLGLAVARGFAEAMNGTLNAEDTPGGGLTMVLTLRAAGARAELVEEGAASVERPAEPERQATC, encoded by the coding sequence ATGGGACGCGGCAAGCTTCGGATCTACCTCGGTGCGGCACCGGGCGTCGGCAAGACGTACGCGATGCTGTCCGAGGCGCACCGGCGGATCGAACGCGGCACCGACTGCGTGGTCGCGTTCGTGGAGCACCATGAGCGGGCCCGCACCGAGGTGATGCTGCACGGGCTGGAGCAGATCACCCGTAACGAGCTGGGATACCGAGGGGCCCTCTTCACGGAGATGGACGTCGACGCCGTACTGGCGCGGCGTCCGCAGGTGGCGCTCGTCGACGAGCTGGCCCACACCAACATCCCCGGCGCGCGCAACGCCAAGCGCTGGCAGGACGTGGAGGAGCTGCTGGCGGCCGGGATCGACGTGATATCGACCGTCAACATCCAGCACCTGGAGTCGCTGGGTGATGTGGTGGAGTCGATCACCGGCGTACGGCAGCAGGAGACCGTCCCTGACGAGGTGGTGCGCCGGGCCGACCAGGTCGAGCTGGTCGACATGTCGCCGCAGGCGCTGCGGCGGCGGATGGCGCACGGGAACATCTACCGGCCGGACAAGGTCGACGCGGCCCTGTCGAACTACTTCCGGCCCGGGAACCTGACCGCGCTGCGGGAGCTGGCGTTGCTGTGGGTGGCGGACCGGGTCGACGCGTACCTGAAGCAGTACCGCAGTGATCACCGGGTGTCGACGATCTGGGGCTCGCGGGAGCGGATCGTGGTCGGGCTGACCGGCGGTCCGGAGGGCCGGACGCTGATCCGCCGGGCCGCGCGGCTCGCGGAGAAGGGGGCCGGCGGTGAGGTGCTGGCCGTCTACATCGCCCGCAGCGACGGCCTGACCTCCGCCTCGCCCAAGGAACTGGCCGTCCAGCGCACCCTCGTCGAGGACCTGGGCGGCACCTTCCACCACGTCGTCGGCGACGACATCCCGGCGGCGCTGCTGGACTTCGCGCGCGGGGTGAACGCCACTCAGATCGTCCTCGGCTCCTCGCGCCGCAGGAGCTGGCAGTACGTCCTCGGACCGGGCGTCGGCGCCACGGTCGCCCGGGACTCGGGCCCCGACCTCGACGTCCACATCGTCACGCACGAGGAGGCCGCCAAGGGACGCGGACTGCCCGTGGCCCGGGGAGCGAGTCTTGGCCGGTCCCGGATCGTGTGGGGCTGGCTCACCGGTGTCGGCGGTCCGGCGCTGCTCACCCTGCTGCTGACCCACGTCAACGCCGACCTCGGTCTCGCCAACGACATGCTGTTGTTCCTGACCCTGACGGTGGCAGCGGCCCTGCTCGGCGGGCTCTCCCCCGCACTGGCCTCGGCCGCGGTCGGATCGCTGCTGCTCAACTGGTTCTTCACACCACCGCTGCACCGCATCTCGATCGCCGACCCGAAGAACCTGCTCGCGCTCGTGATCTTCGTCTTCGTGGCGGTGGCGGTGGCCTCCGTGGTGGACCTCGCCGCCCGCCGCACCCAGCAGGCGGCTCGTCTGCGGGCCGAGTCGGAGATCCTGTCCTTCCTCGCCGGGAACGTGCTGCGGGGTGAGACCGGCCTGGAGGAGTTGCTGGAGCGCGTCCGCGAGACGTTCGGCATGGAGTCGGCGGCCCTGCTGGAGCGGCAGAGCGACGTCGATCCGTGGACGTGTGCGGGCCGGGTGGGCTCGGGGCGGGCGCCGGATCGGCCGGAGGAGGCGGACGTGGACGTACCGGTCGGCGATCACATGGCGCTCGCGCTGGCCGGCCGGGTGCTGCCCGCCGAGGACCGCCGGGTGCTGGCCGCCTTCGCCGCGCAGGCCGCGGTGGTCCTGGACCGTCAGCGTCTGCAGCGCGAGGCCGACCAGGCCAAGGAGCTGGCGGAGGGCAACCGGATCCGTACGGCGCTGCTGGCCGCCGTGAGCCATGACCTGCGTACGCCTCTTGCGGGTATCAAGGCGGCGGTGTCCTCGCTGCGCTCCGATGACGTGGCGTGGTCGGAGGAGGACGAGGCCGAATTGCTGGAGGGGATCGAGGAAGGTGCGGACCGGCTCGATCATCTGGTGGGGAATCTGCTGGACATGTCGCGGTTGCAGACCGGCACGGTGACGCCCTTGATCCGGGAGATCGACCTCGACGAGGTGGTGCCGATGGCGCTCGGCGGGGTGCCGGAGGACAGCGTGGAGCTGGACATTCCGGAGACGCTGCCCATGGTCGCCGTGGACCCCGGGCTGCTGGAGCGGTCGGTGGCCAACCTCGTCGAGAACGCCGTCAAGTACAGCCGGCAGGACGAGCCGGTGCTGGTCGCCGCGAGCGCCATCGCCGAACGGGTCGAGGTGCGCGTCGTCGACCGCGGCCCCGGCGTCCCCGACGAGGCCAAGGAGCGCATCTTCGCGCCGTTCCAGCGCTACGGCGACGCCCCGCGCGGTGCCGGAGTGGGCCTCGGGCTCGCGGTCGCGCGCGGCTTCGCCGAGGCCATGAACGGCACCCTCAACGCCGAGGACACCCCCGGCGGCGGCCTCACCATGGTGCTCACCCTCCGGGCGGCGGGAGCGCGCGCGGAGCTTGTCGAAGAGGGGGCCGCGTCTGTGGAGCGCCCCGCGGAACCTGAAAGGCAGGCCACATGCTGA